The following is a genomic window from Halobacterium sp. R2-5.
TCGCGCGCCGGCCTATCGCCAGAAGGAGCCGGGTACGTGCTCGGTAACGGGGCGTTACCGACGGGTCATGCGGGGCTCGTCTCCGCGTCGACGGTGTCGGCGGCGGTCGTCACGAGGTCGAGCGCGGAGTCCAAAAGCGACTCCATGCGGTCGCCGTCGCGGGCCTCCGCGGTGACGCGGACGAGCGGCTCCGTGCCGCTCGCGCGCACCAGGAACCAGCCGTCGTCGTGGTCGACGCGCACGCCGTCGACGGTCGTGACGTTCTCGTAGCGGTCCGCGACCATCGCCCGCACGCGCTCGACGACCTCGCGCTTGGCGTCCGTGCGGATGTTCTCGCGGCGAATCGGCACCTGGTGGACGTCGTCGACGAGCGCGTCCAGCGAGCCGTGGTTGGTGACCAGCGCCGCGAGCTTCGCGGCCGCCAGCGGGCCGTCCGGGCAGCGCGTCACCGTCGGCCAGATCCACGCGCCGCTGGGCTCGCCGCCGAACACGACGTCGTGTTCGGTCGTGCGCGCGGCGACGTGGCCGTCCCCGACCTTCGTGTACGTGGTCTCCGCGCCGACCTGCGAGAGCTCGTCCTGGACGGCCATGCTGACGTCGATGGGGACCGCGACCCGCGCCCGCGGGACCGCCTGCTGTCGCGCGAACAGCGCGAGCAACACGTCCCCGGGGACGAACCGCCCGGTCTCCGTGACCGCCATCATCCGGTCGGCGTCACCGTCGTGGGCGACGCCCATGTCGGCGTCGGACTCCGCGACGACCCGCTGGAGCCCCTCGCAGTTCTGTGCGGTCGGCTCGCTCGGCCGCGACGGGAACTCGCCGTCCGGCAGCGCGTTCATCGTCTCGACCTCGCAGCCGAGCTGGCGCAGCACGTCCGACGTGAGCCGGCCGCTCCCGTTGCCGACGTCGACGACCACCGACAGCGGCGGGTCGACGGTGACCGCGTCCACGATGGCGTCGACGTGGCGTCGGCGCGCGTTCGACTCGGTGCGCGTGTTCCCGATCTCGTCCCACCGCTTGGTGTCGTAGTCGTCGCGTTTCAGCCGCTCGACGATGTCGTCCTGCTCGTCACCGACGACCGCGGAGCCGTCCGCGCTCCAGAGCTTGATGCCATTGTCCTCCGGGGGGTTGTGCGACGCGGTCACGGTCACGCCGGCGTCTGCGTCGTACCACTCTACGGAGCGCGCCACTGTCGGCGTCGGCACCTCGCCGAGCCGCACCACGTCGGCGCCGCACTCGCGGAGCCCCGCGGTCAGCGCGTCCACGAGCAGCGGTCCCGTGTCGCGGGGGTCTCGCCCCACGACGACTCGCCCCCGACCGTCCGACGCGAGCGCCCGCCCGACGCACAGCGCCAGCCCCGCGGTCACGTCCGTCCCGAACTCGCCACGAATACCGCTCGTCCCGAACATGGACTGTACACGCACGAGCGACCTGTTTGTTACCACCCGCCTACCGGAGAAGCGCCGCGATACGGACGGTTTCGCGTCAGTCCGCGGCCGTGTCGCTCTGCGGCTGGTCGTCGCGGAGGCGCTCGCGGACGCGCGCCGCGTTCGGCGTCGGCGGATCGCCAGGGTCGTCGCTAAGCACGTACGCCCACTCCCGGGGCTCCAGCTCGACCGCGCCGTTCTCGGCGCGGGCGGCCACTCCCGCAGGCGCGTCGACCTCGTCGGTCGCGACCGTCGCGGCGTCTCCCTCGGGCGCTTCTCCCGCGGGCGGCACGTCACCCGCCGGGTGGACGGCGTCGCTCAGGTGCTCGTTGGCGGCCGCGTCGAGCGTCATCGCGAACACGAACGACAGCACGCCCACGAGCGCGAACAGGAGCGTGAGCGCGCCGCGGGCCACCGGCGTCGCGGTTCTGTCGACGCCCCGGAGCTCCCCGACGGCGGAGGCGACGGCGGCCAGCGACGACACCGCGCCCGCCGCGTACGCGGCGACGAGCGGGTTGAAGTCGAAGACGAGGTACTTCGTCTTCAGCCGCCAGAGGAAGTTCCGGCCGAGCATCGCCGACACCTTCGGGATGTACGTCCGGTACTTGATGTGGCTCTCCTCGTCGCCGTACGTGATGGGGGAGGCGACGTCCACCACTCGCATCTCCGCGACGTTCAGCTTCACGAGGAGGTCGTTGCAGTAGCCGTAGAACTCGTACATCGACTCGACGTCGGCGGTCTCCAGCGCGCGCAGGGAGATGGCGGTGTAGCCGCTCTGCGGGTCGCCGTTCCCCCAGTAGCCGCTCGCGACCTTCGTGAGCGCCGTGAGGATGGTGTTCCCGACGAAGCGGAACGTCGGCATGTCGCCGCTGTCGGTCTGCCCGAGGAAGCGGTTGCCCTTCGTGTAGTCCGCGCGCCCCTCGACGATGGGGTCGAAGAGGTCGCCGAGCACCTCGGGCTCCATCTGGCCGTCGCCGCCCATCACCGCCGTCACGTCGATCTCTTCCTCGCGGGCGCGGAGGTAGCCGGTCTTGATGGCGCCGCCGACGCCGCGGTTCTGTTCGTGTCGGATCGGCACGACGCGGTCGTCGAAGGCGTCGCCGTCGCTGCGGGCGTTGACGCGGTCCGCGGCGTCCCGAATCTCCCGCCAGGTGTCGTCCGTGGAGCCGTCGTCGACCGCGTAGATGCGGTCGACGAACGCGGGCACCGACTCGATGGTGTCCGCCACGAACGGTTCCTCGTTGTACGCCGGGACGACGACTGCCGTGGTGTGTTCCCGATACATTGTTGCGTCGCCGGAGCACCGGCGGTCCGTCCCGGAGTAAGCGGAGTCGAGGTATTGTTATCCGTCTCCTGTCGGTTCGCGATGTCCTGATTCCGCGCGACTGCGTCCCACGAAGCGGCCCCTACTCTGTTCTCGCTAAACGTCGCAATTTCTGCGCTTCGTGCGCTCTCCGCGGCGTCTGTCGTGGTAGCCTCTCCCGAAGCCCGCTCATAACAAAGGGTTACTCGCGGCCATTCGAACAGCAATGCCCGACCGTTTCTCGATTCGCACGATCGCCGTCCTCGCAGTAGTCCTGGCCGTGGTCGCCGGGCCGATCGTCGCCGTCGTTCCGGTGTCCGCCGCGCCCGTCGAGCACTCGACGTACGCGGTCGCACAGGGGACGTCGTGTTACACCGTCGACCCGGTGACGGACGCCGACCAGAACGTCACCCAGTTCTACGACTATCGCGTTCCAGATGGGTACGAGTCGGACAGCGCGACCAGGGAAGGTGACCCGTACAGATTCAGTTCCTACGGTACTAGCGAGTTCCAGAAGGACCAGGGGAGCGTGCTGTTGTTCTACGAGGGGTCCGAGGGCGCGAGCCTCGTCCTGCTGCACGACCAGTACCCGAACTCCGACGGTGGCGGGGCGCTCACGATGGACTTCAGCGGGCTGCCCGCGGCCGGCGAGTGGGTCGTCCAGGACGACAAGTACACGGAGGTGAACGGCTCGGACACCAACGACG
Proteins encoded in this region:
- the glmM gene encoding phosphoglucosamine mutase, with the protein product MFGTSGIRGEFGTDVTAGLALCVGRALASDGRGRVVVGRDPRDTGPLLVDALTAGLRECGADVVRLGEVPTPTVARSVEWYDADAGVTVTASHNPPEDNGIKLWSADGSAVVGDEQDDIVERLKRDDYDTKRWDEIGNTRTESNARRRHVDAIVDAVTVDPPLSVVVDVGNGSGRLTSDVLRQLGCEVETMNALPDGEFPSRPSEPTAQNCEGLQRVVAESDADMGVAHDGDADRMMAVTETGRFVPGDVLLALFARQQAVPRARVAVPIDVSMAVQDELSQVGAETTYTKVGDGHVAARTTEHDVVFGGEPSGAWIWPTVTRCPDGPLAAAKLAALVTNHGSLDALVDDVHQVPIRRENIRTDAKREVVERVRAMVADRYENVTTVDGVRVDHDDGWFLVRASGTEPLVRVTAEARDGDRMESLLDSALDLVTTAADTVDAETSPA
- a CDS encoding glycosyltransferase family 2 protein, yielding MYREHTTAVVVPAYNEEPFVADTIESVPAFVDRIYAVDDGSTDDTWREIRDAADRVNARSDGDAFDDRVVPIRHEQNRGVGGAIKTGYLRAREEEIDVTAVMGGDGQMEPEVLGDLFDPIVEGRADYTKGNRFLGQTDSGDMPTFRFVGNTILTALTKVASGYWGNGDPQSGYTAISLRALETADVESMYEFYGYCNDLLVKLNVAEMRVVDVASPITYGDEESHIKYRTYIPKVSAMLGRNFLWRLKTKYLVFDFNPLVAAYAAGAVSSLAAVASAVGELRGVDRTATPVARGALTLLFALVGVLSFVFAMTLDAAANEHLSDAVHPAGDVPPAGEAPEGDAATVATDEVDAPAGVAARAENGAVELEPREWAYVLSDDPGDPPTPNAARVRERLRDDQPQSDTAAD